Sequence from the Candidatus Thorarchaeota archaeon genome:
CATCCCGACTGCACCTTCGCCTATCACCATCGTCTTGAACAAGTAGCTGTATGCGTCAGGGTTTGTGCCAGGCCTTGGTGGCTTTGGAGTACGACTTCGAATCTCAGAAACGATAGAGCTCTCTACTCCACTGGGGATAACCGGTCTCTCTTCCACTGCCTCTGCGCCTGTTGCCGCTTCGGGTTCAGTCACCATCTTGCGGATGTCGTCTAGTAGGGCTTTGTCCGGAGTCTCGGGACTCTCCTCACCGAATAGCTTGTCGAGGAGACTCTCAGCAGCCTTCAAAGAGGCCTCGCTGACGACTGGCGCCTCGTCCTCAGCCTCCGCCTTCTGAGCGGCAGTGACGGGGCCAAACCCGGTTCCTGTGACTGATGCAAAGCCGGGCTCCTCAAAGATGATCTCCTTTGCTGAGTGCGACTCTCTCAGTTGCACAGGAGGTGCGCTTGCAGGGGCTGCAGTGGCCGTGCCGCCTTTCACGAGGATTGCGACTTCGGGTGTGGTCACCTGCTTCACCTTCCCCTCCAGGTCTGTCCACATCAGCACTATTGGACGGATAATGACAGACCCTTCCGCACGCGGATGAAGCTGGACCTCTACTCGCTTTGTCTCCTTGGGATCCAAGTCAAGTCTGATCTGCTGGGGGGTCACTTCCATGTGATCCTTCGGAAACCAGTACAGCTTGCCCGAGATGCCCTGTATTGGTTGGTCTGTTATGTTCATGACTGTCAGTAGCCCAGTCATTTGACCTCCGGTACTGCCCTCCAAGTCCACCTCAAACTTGGGAATCACCTGATAGAGCCCCTCAATGACCTTTAGTGGTTCGTCGGAGACCCCGACTAGCACTTCTCGACGATCATCACCACCAGCATCAGCAACAGCAATCGACAGAATCTTGCGACCTATGTCCACTGATGCCATCTCCTGCAGTTCAGCCATGTAAAGGCTGTAGAACACGATTTTGTAGTCGGATGTCGCTACGACAATCTCGTCCATGTGGTCAGCATTGAGCTCGGCTATTCGTATGGACAGTGCCTTGACATGCTCCAGAGTGGTGAACAGCTCCAGTTTGCTCTCCTCATTCCTGTAGATGCGGATTGAACCATCATGGGTAACAACACCCAACTCCATCTTCCTGTCGCCGAGCAGGTCTCCGGCGGCCAGAGAGATGACGGGGGAGGGCAGCTGGAGGACCTCTATCTGCTCAACAGAGTGGTCTCTCAGCTTGAAGACCCGCAGGGTCCGGTCTCTGTTGCCAATAATGATTTCCTCAATCTCGTCACCGATGACATCACAAGTCCCGATTGTAATTGGCATGTCATCCAGCTTGTAGGCGACAATCTCCTCCAGTTGGTTGTCCGTAGTGAGGTTTAGAATCCTGAAAGTGGAGTCACTGCCACCTGCAATTATCTTGTTCTTCCCATCTCCCGTTACATCGGTCACAT
This genomic interval carries:
- a CDS encoding WD40 repeat domain-containing protein, whose translation is MKSPRILFEIQDDLSTSAIAVGDVSGSGRPELCTGGRDGILRLYDANQQEVRLLAQLDLPGSILSLRIADANNDGQMEIVVGRSIAPGDTPGKTGTLQVYRYNPSGRLDLLAEHPIDRFVTSVYVTDVTGDGKNKIIAGGSDSTFRILNLTTDNQLEEIVAYKLDDMPITIGTCDVIGDEIEEIIIGNRDRTLRVFKLRDHSVEQIEVLQLPSPVISLAAGDLLGDRKMELGVVTHDGSIRIYRNEESKLELFTTLEHVKALSIRIAELNADHMDEIVVATSDYKIVFYSLYMAELQEMASVDIGRKILSIAVADAGGDDRREVLVGVSDEPLKVIEGLYQVIPKFEVDLEGSTGGQMTGLLTVMNITDQPIQGISGKLYWFPKDHMEVTPQQIRLDLDPKETKRVEVQLHPRAEGSVIIRPIVLMWTDLEGKVKQVTTPEVAILVKGGTATAAPASAPPVQLRESHSAKEIIFEEPGFASVTGTGFGPVTAAQKAEAEDEAPVVSEASLKAAESLLDKLFGEESPETPDKALLDDIRKMVTEPEAATGAEAVEERPVIPSGVESSIVSEIRSRTPKPPRPGTNPDAYSYLFKTMVIGEGAVGM